In the Bacillota bacterium genome, one interval contains:
- a CDS encoding PAS domain S-box protein, which produces MLKLLRLLGSLVKRNVMRVVVTALLLTMLLPAAMVNAETIDFRRLFDNHGSVMLIIDVETGNLLYANNAAARFYGYTREQLLAMTIQDINTLSPEEVAREREAAAREERNFFLFKHRLASGEIRTVEVYTYPYALGERPVLFSIINDVTPYFAIRELSDRRTRYFLVGLSVAFLILSTVTLSLENMRQKLRESERKTQSIIASLQGMVYRCTNDSTWTMEFVSSGCEPLTGYPPSAFLHDKLAFSSLINESDRSLLWKKWQDTLAKRVPFFHEYAITTADGTVKWVREQGHGVYGPAGEAIALEGFIWDVTEAVRAQQELRASEEKLLATLTSVGDGVITANQESMVEFLNPVAEQLTGWTQAEARGRAFTEVFNIINEYTREPAVNPVQEVFDTGEIVALENHTLLISRDGTERAIEDSAAPIHDKQGDISGAVLVFRDCTEKHAKIREIEYLSYHDQLTGVFNRRFFQVEMKRLDTARNYPISVVIGDVNGLKLVNDAFGHDVGDELLLRVAQVIQRECRADDIIARVGGDEFLILLPRTDAQATESLVNRIKSKIDACTLRDIAISVSFGWDTKTDDKQSLSEALRNAENHMYKKKTLENASHRSFTVKSILHTLRIKNPREDEHAKRVSLLCQALGRALGLSADQTAELTLAGELHDIGKIAVDEAVLNKAGKLTPDEWDAVLRHPETGMRILATSHEFFGLAEHIYAHHERYDGKGYPKGLAGDEISLQAKIISLADAYDAMTTARPYRNAMSEAEAIAEIRRGAGSQFDPRVAQVFVEQVLGQAWRQ; this is translated from the coding sequence CTTTTGGCGATGACTATTCAGGACATTAACACTCTTTCACCCGAGGAAGTCGCCCGCGAGCGCGAGGCGGCAGCGCGGGAAGAACGTAATTTTTTCCTCTTTAAGCACCGGCTGGCTAGCGGAGAGATACGCACGGTAGAGGTGTATACGTACCCCTATGCTCTCGGAGAACGGCCAGTTTTGTTTTCGATCATTAACGACGTGACTCCTTACTTTGCGATACGAGAACTTTCAGACAGGCGCACTAGGTACTTTCTAGTGGGCTTGTCTGTTGCCTTTTTGATCTTGTCGACGGTGACACTATCGCTTGAGAATATGCGCCAGAAACTGCGAGAGAGCGAGCGGAAGACACAAAGCATCATCGCCAGCCTGCAGGGCATGGTTTACCGTTGCACGAATGACTCCACCTGGACCATGGAGTTTGTCAGCTCTGGCTGTGAGCCCCTGACAGGATACCCACCATCAGCATTCTTGCACGACAAGCTCGCTTTTAGTAGCCTTATAAACGAAAGTGACCGCTCTTTGCTGTGGAAAAAATGGCAGGACACCCTAGCCAAGCGCGTTCCCTTCTTCCATGAGTATGCTATAACCACGGCCGACGGCACAGTGAAATGGGTGCGCGAGCAAGGGCATGGCGTTTACGGGCCAGCAGGAGAGGCCATCGCCCTCGAGGGCTTTATCTGGGATGTGACGGAGGCGGTGCGAGCCCAGCAAGAGTTGCGCGCCAGCGAAGAAAAACTCCTGGCGACCTTGACTTCTGTCGGCGATGGAGTAATCACCGCCAACCAAGAGAGCATGGTCGAGTTTCTTAACCCCGTGGCTGAGCAACTTACCGGATGGACCCAGGCAGAAGCGCGGGGCAGGGCCTTTACCGAGGTCTTTAACATCATTAACGAATACACGCGTGAGCCGGCCGTGAACCCCGTGCAAGAGGTTTTCGACACGGGTGAAATTGTGGCGCTAGAAAACCACACCCTCTTAATCTCGCGTGACGGCACAGAGCGCGCCATCGAAGACAGCGCTGCCCCCATCCACGACAAGCAGGGCGATATTAGCGGCGCAGTCTTAGTCTTTAGGGACTGCACCGAGAAGCACGCTAAAATCCGCGAGATTGAGTACCTAAGCTACCATGACCAACTGACGGGTGTATTTAATCGCCGCTTCTTCCAGGTGGAGATGAAGCGGCTCGATACGGCGCGCAACTACCCCATCTCTGTTGTGATAGGTGATGTAAACGGGCTAAAGCTAGTCAACGACGCTTTTGGGCACGATGTGGGCGATGAGCTTCTCCTTCGCGTGGCGCAAGTAATACAGCGGGAATGCCGTGCGGATGACATTATTGCGCGCGTAGGCGGCGACGAGTTTCTCATTTTGCTGCCGCGGACTGATGCCCAAGCCACTGAATCATTGGTGAACCGCATTAAGAGCAAAATTGACGCCTGCACTTTGCGCGATATCGCCATATCGGTCTCTTTTGGTTGGGACACCAAGACAGATGACAAGCAGAGTTTGAGCGAAGCGTTACGCAACGCCGAAAACCACATGTACAAAAAAAAGACGCTCGAAAACGCCAGTCACCGTAGCTTCACTGTTAAGTCCATACTCCATACTTTGCGCATTAAGAACCCGCGCGAAGATGAACACGCCAAGCGCGTCAGCCTACTGTGCCAAGCTCTAGGGCGGGCCCTCGGTCTTAGTGCGGATCAAACAGCGGAGCTAACGCTCGCCGGTGAACTGCACGACATCGGCAAAATTGCGGTTGACGAGGCCGTGCTAAACAAGGCCGGCAAACTGACGCCCGACGAGTGGGATGCTGTTTTACGCCACCCTGAGACAGGTATGCGCATCTTAGCCACTTCGCACGAGTTCTTCGGGCTAGCCGAGCATATTTATGCCCACCACGAGCGTTATGACGGCAAAGGCTACCCTAAGGGCCTCGCGGGGGACGAAATCTCTTTGCAGGCTAAAATTATCTCCCTAGCAGATGCCTATGATGCCATGACCACGGCCAGGCCCTACCGCAATGCGATGAGCGAGGCGGAGGCCATTGCCGAAATCAGACGCGGTGCAGGAAGCCAGTTCGACCCGCGGGTGGCACAAGTCTTCGTGGAACAAGTGCTCGGCCAAGCGTGGCGCCAGTAA
- a CDS encoding aminotransferase class IV → MHQEAYFYLNGQLVRAQACQVAVYNRGYLLGEGIFETILVKDQEPRFLAAHLARLLSSAAYFGYRLPDTFELAAAVSLVIAKNMLSSASLRLTVSPRYGLGFSLSPDDPPDIIISFKEGVPYAESLYEPGFAALISRVTRRNEASPLSRHKTTSFLDNVLAKREALAQGVEEALLLNSRGSLAEGAVSNLFLIVEGEVLTPRLADGALPGIMRGQVLALCQKHGLPCREAELSLSTLYQAEEGFVTNSLLGVMPLRRVEDKVLMSCVPASKSNSIRKLL, encoded by the coding sequence GTGCACCAAGAAGCCTACTTCTACCTTAATGGGCAGCTTGTGCGCGCCCAGGCTTGTCAAGTAGCGGTCTACAACCGCGGCTACTTGCTCGGCGAAGGTATTTTTGAGACTATTTTAGTTAAAGACCAAGAGCCGCGCTTTCTCGCTGCCCACCTCGCGCGCCTCTTATCTTCTGCTGCCTACTTTGGCTACAGGCTGCCCGACACATTCGAGCTTGCCGCGGCTGTTTCACTCGTCATCGCCAAGAACATGCTCTCGAGTGCGTCGCTCCGCCTAACCGTCTCCCCGCGCTACGGCTTGGGGTTCTCGCTTTCGCCTGACGACCCCCCCGATATTATAATTTCTTTTAAAGAGGGGGTACCTTACGCCGAGTCCTTGTACGAGCCTGGTTTTGCCGCCCTAATCTCGCGTGTAACCAGGCGCAATGAAGCGTCGCCGCTTTCGCGGCATAAGACCACGAGCTTTCTCGACAATGTGCTGGCCAAGCGTGAAGCGCTGGCACAGGGGGTAGAAGAAGCACTGCTCCTTAACAGCAGGGGTTCCCTGGCTGAAGGAGCAGTGAGCAATTTGTTCCTTATAGTGGAGGGTGAAGTGTTGACACCGCGCCTAGCGGACGGGGCACTGCCGGGCATCATGCGGGGGCAGGTTCTCGCGCTCTGCCAAAAGCACGGCCTACCCTGTCGCGAGGCAGAACTAAGTCTGTCTACACTTTACCAAGCAGAAGAGGGTTTTGTGACCAACTCTCTACTTGGCGTCATGCCACTTCGGCGGGTAGAAGACAAAGTACTAATGTCGTGTGTGCCCGCGAGCAAAAGTAACAGTATCAGAAAGTTGCTCTAG
- the pabB gene encoding aminodeoxychorismate synthase component I, whose translation MRPVKPWCEEVDLASDLEKVFAVLKDDPHPFWLDSSRPGGSLGRWSFMGSQPFLVLKTYGERVVIIENDRREEFTADPFTVLRQQLSRFSLERGNLPMPFLGGAVGFFSYDLGRMVESLPHQTANDLDVPDIYLCFYASILAIDHVANRAYLVASGLPGAGEEGRKQAITAMAQLRERLLNAEVSLVDPWQEQNINAGDIRAHFTRQSYGDCILRIKEYIAAGDIYQANMTQRFMAPLAMPPYELYRRLRQVNPAPFAAYMDCGEGLRLLSSSPERFLRVAEGVVEARPIKGTRPRGKTPEEDRAHKQELLNSSKDRAELVMIVDLERNDLGRVCAYGSVHVPELLVLEEYATVFHLVSTVRGELAPGKDVVDLLKATFPGGSITGAPKIRAMEIIEELEPVRRGIYTGSLGYIGFDGRADLNIVIRTMVSKNDTVFLQVGGGIVADSDPGLEYEETLHKAKALFRSLGVTSFPAGRG comes from the coding sequence GTGAGGCCAGTTAAACCCTGGTGCGAGGAAGTAGACTTAGCGAGTGATCTTGAAAAAGTATTCGCCGTTCTTAAGGACGACCCTCATCCCTTCTGGCTAGATAGCAGCCGCCCCGGCGGTAGTCTGGGCAGGTGGTCTTTTATGGGTAGCCAGCCATTTTTGGTGCTAAAGACGTATGGAGAACGTGTCGTCATAATCGAGAATGACCGCAGAGAAGAGTTTACGGCAGATCCGTTCACGGTATTGCGCCAGCAACTATCTCGCTTTAGTCTAGAGCGCGGTAACTTGCCCATGCCCTTTCTCGGCGGGGCGGTAGGTTTCTTCTCCTACGATCTCGGCAGAATGGTCGAGTCTCTCCCTCATCAAACCGCCAACGATCTGGATGTACCAGATATTTATCTCTGCTTCTACGCGTCTATTTTGGCTATAGACCATGTCGCCAATCGAGCCTACCTCGTCGCCTCCGGCTTGCCCGGGGCAGGGGAGGAGGGACGTAAGCAAGCGATAACCGCTATGGCACAGTTGCGTGAACGTCTACTCAATGCTGAGGTGTCGCTCGTCGACCCTTGGCAGGAGCAAAATATTAATGCCGGCGATATTAGGGCGCACTTTACGCGGCAGTCCTATGGTGATTGTATACTGCGCATTAAGGAGTATATTGCCGCCGGCGATATCTACCAAGCCAATATGACGCAGCGTTTTATGGCCCCCCTCGCTATGCCCCCTTACGAGCTTTACCGTCGTCTGCGTCAGGTAAACCCGGCCCCCTTTGCCGCCTACATGGACTGTGGCGAAGGGCTTCGGCTTCTCTCCTCGTCACCGGAGCGCTTTTTGCGCGTCGCCGAAGGAGTAGTCGAGGCTCGTCCCATCAAGGGGACCCGGCCGCGGGGTAAGACACCGGAAGAAGATCGCGCCCATAAGCAAGAGCTTCTAAACAGTAGCAAAGACCGAGCCGAATTGGTGATGATCGTCGACTTAGAGCGAAATGACCTAGGCCGCGTCTGTGCCTATGGCTCCGTGCATGTGCCAGAGCTTTTGGTGCTCGAGGAATACGCCACCGTCTTTCACCTTGTGTCAACCGTGCGTGGCGAGCTTGCCCCGGGCAAGGATGTAGTAGACCTCCTTAAGGCTACCTTCCCCGGGGGGTCGATTACGGGCGCTCCTAAGATTCGGGCCATGGAGATTATTGAGGAACTAGAGCCCGTGCGGCGGGGCATCTACACCGGTTCTCTAGGGTACATCGGTTTTGACGGCAGAGCCGACCTAAACATCGTCATCCGCACCATGGTCAGTAAGAATGACACCGTCTTTCTTCAAGTAGGCGGCGGCATCGTGGCGGACTCAGACCCCGGGCTAGAATATGAGGAGACCTTGCACAAAGCCAAGGCCCTCTTCCGCAGTCTAGGGGTGACCTCTTTTCCCGCGGGGAGGGGGTAG
- a CDS encoding aminodeoxychorismate/anthranilate synthase component II: MLLVIDNYDSFTYNLVQYFGELGADVHVYRNRSITCAEVAALKPSSIVISPGPCTPLEAGVSLDIVRHFAGVVPILGVCLGHQCLGQVYGAKVVRAARLMHGKTSPVHHLGQGVFRGLPTPFAATRYHSLLVERETLPSCLEITAETAEGEIMGMRHREIPCLEGVQFHPEAILTEHGKDILANFLGYALPDREEIK; encoded by the coding sequence ATGCTCCTTGTAATCGATAACTACGATTCTTTTACCTACAACTTGGTGCAGTACTTCGGTGAGCTAGGTGCTGATGTTCATGTTTACCGCAATCGGAGTATAACTTGCGCCGAGGTGGCCGCCTTAAAGCCTAGCAGCATTGTCATCTCACCTGGGCCCTGTACCCCTCTCGAAGCCGGAGTGTCTTTAGACATTGTACGCCATTTCGCGGGGGTGGTGCCCATCTTAGGCGTCTGCTTGGGCCATCAATGCCTTGGGCAGGTGTATGGCGCCAAAGTAGTGCGTGCCGCGCGCCTTATGCATGGCAAGACTTCCCCTGTGCATCACTTAGGGCAAGGTGTCTTTCGCGGCTTGCCTACGCCTTTCGCCGCCACGCGGTATCATTCGCTCTTAGTGGAGAGGGAGACCTTGCCTTCTTGTCTTGAAATTACCGCAGAGACGGCAGAGGGCGAAATTATGGGGATGCGACACCGCGAAATTCCCTGCCTTGAAGGGGTTCAGTTTCATCCAGAGGCTATTTTGACAGAACACGGCAAAGATATTTTGGCTAACTTTTTGGGTTATGCCCTGCCTGACAGGGAGGAGATCAAGTGA
- the folK gene encoding 2-amino-4-hydroxy-6-hydroxymethyldihydropteridine diphosphokinase, producing MARVFLGLGGNLGDRQGELDAAIHRLAQNEAIKVVAVAKYIETEPVGVVEQGLFLNTVVEVSTSLAPLALLAVVEDIMRQAKRVRTLRFGPRTLDIDILLYDDLVLASPTLTIPHPRLREREFVLAPLVEVAPDLLVPPDFVPARVLLAILRGEEVSSCSL from the coding sequence GTGGCCCGCGTATTTCTTGGCTTAGGCGGCAACCTAGGCGATAGGCAGGGTGAATTAGACGCCGCCATCCATCGCCTCGCGCAAAATGAGGCCATCAAGGTAGTAGCCGTGGCCAAGTACATAGAGACTGAACCTGTGGGTGTAGTAGAGCAAGGTTTATTCTTAAATACAGTAGTTGAAGTAAGTACAAGCCTAGCTCCTCTAGCGCTCCTCGCGGTGGTAGAGGACATTATGCGGCAAGCGAAGCGTGTGCGCACCCTGCGCTTTGGGCCGCGCACACTAGATATCGATATCTTGCTCTACGATGATCTGGTGTTGGCTTCGCCCACCCTAACCATTCCTCACCCTCGCCTCAGGGAGAGGGAATTTGTCTTGGCTCCCTTGGTGGAAGTAGCACCGGACCTACTTGTACCGCCTGACTTTGTTCCGGCGCGCGTTCTCCTCGCCATTTTGCGCGGAGAGGAAGTAAGTTCATGCTCCTTGTAA
- the folB gene encoding dihydroneopterin aldolase, whose translation MRDSIRLENMQFFGYHGVFPAENTLGQRFAVSLTMTTDIRAAAASDDLALSLNYAAVYSAVKAIMEGPAVRLLETLAERIAAQVLDLGALSVRVTVKKLHPPLSGVLDFVAVDIERGQS comes from the coding sequence ATGAGGGATAGCATACGACTTGAGAATATGCAGTTTTTCGGCTACCACGGCGTGTTTCCGGCAGAGAACACCCTCGGGCAGCGTTTTGCGGTCAGCCTAACCATGACGACAGATATCCGCGCGGCGGCAGCAAGCGATGACCTGGCGCTCTCTCTTAACTATGCGGCAGTATATAGTGCCGTTAAAGCCATTATGGAGGGGCCCGCAGTGCGGCTCCTCGAAACGCTCGCTGAACGCATCGCGGCGCAGGTACTCGACCTAGGAGCCCTCAGCGTGCGAGTTACGGTAAAGAAACTCCATCCACCCCTTTCCGGGGTGCTCGACTTTGTGGCCGTTGACATAGAGCGGGGGCAGAGCTAG
- the folP gene encoding dihydropteroate synthase — protein sequence MAILNIKGRAYDLTSRTLVMGILNVTPDSFSDGGRFLRLDEAVEQGLRLKDEGADIIDVGGESTRPGASVVAAAEEMARVLPIIQALSAATDIPISIDTYKPEVAKAALEAGATMLNDVWGGRRERAMLELAAEWGVPICLMHNRHEALYGDLMAEVAADLGASVALALAAGVRSENIILDPGIGFGKTAEHNLLLMRELSEIVALGYPVLLGTSRKAFIGKVLDLPVNDRLEGTAATVAYGITRGARMVRVHDVASMVRVARMTDALLRGGLAHEG from the coding sequence ATGGCGATACTAAATATTAAAGGCCGCGCCTACGATTTAACGTCACGCACCCTGGTGATGGGGATACTGAATGTTACGCCAGACTCTTTTTCGGACGGCGGACGCTTTCTGCGTTTAGACGAGGCCGTAGAGCAGGGCCTGCGCCTTAAGGACGAGGGGGCCGACATTATCGATGTGGGGGGCGAATCAACGCGCCCCGGGGCGAGCGTAGTCGCCGCCGCAGAAGAAATGGCGCGCGTCTTGCCCATTATTCAGGCCCTGTCTGCAGCTACAGACATACCTATTTCTATTGATACCTACAAGCCCGAAGTAGCCAAGGCGGCACTAGAGGCGGGCGCCACGATGCTTAATGATGTCTGGGGCGGACGCCGCGAGCGGGCTATGCTCGAGCTTGCCGCAGAGTGGGGGGTGCCCATTTGCCTGATGCATAACCGCCACGAAGCGCTTTATGGCGATCTCATGGCAGAAGTTGCCGCTGACCTAGGGGCCTCTGTGGCCTTAGCCCTCGCAGCCGGCGTACGCAGCGAAAACATCATCTTAGACCCAGGCATCGGTTTTGGCAAGACGGCAGAGCACAATCTCTTATTGATGAGAGAGCTCTCTGAAATTGTCGCCCTAGGCTACCCTGTACTTCTTGGTACCTCACGCAAAGCATTTATTGGCAAGGTCTTAGACCTGCCCGTGAACGACCGCCTGGAAGGTACTGCGGCCACTGTCGCCTATGGCATTACCCGCGGTGCACGTATGGTGCGGGTGCATGATGTGGCCAGTATGGTTCGGGTAGCGCGCATGACAGATGCTCTACTTAGGGGGGGACTAGCACATGAGGGATAG
- a CDS encoding HD domain-containing protein, which produces MERVRRLIADPDYQLCLAENTQREALRPYCRHDFNHLLDVARIAWILCLERGLAFGQAIVYAAALLHDIGRFMQYDDPSIDHAVASRDLACPLLARHGYSVEEIALIGEAILSHRLPPAEVLHPLGQLLAEADDLSRLCSHCAAHEQCYKYERMVTKHGVQY; this is translated from the coding sequence ATGGAGCGCGTGCGGCGACTCATCGCCGACCCCGACTACCAGCTTTGCCTAGCAGAAAACACCCAGCGAGAAGCGCTACGACCTTACTGCCGCCACGATTTTAACCACCTGCTCGATGTCGCGCGGATTGCCTGGATTTTGTGTTTAGAGCGGGGCTTAGCCTTTGGACAGGCTATTGTTTACGCGGCGGCCCTGCTCCATGATATTGGTCGCTTTATGCAGTATGACGACCCGTCTATCGACCATGCTGTGGCTAGTCGCGATTTAGCGTGCCCCTTACTTGCTAGGCATGGCTACAGTGTGGAGGAAATCGCCCTTATAGGAGAGGCCATCCTAAGTCACCGTCTGCCCCCCGCGGAGGTCTTGCACCCTTTAGGGCAATTACTGGCCGAGGCGGATGACCTGTCAAGACTTTGCTCACACTGTGCGGCTCATGAGCAGTGCTACAAGTATGAGCGTATGGTAACCAAGCACGGGGTGCAGTATTAA
- the folE gene encoding GTP cyclohydrolase I FolE: MIDQGKIEVAMRMILEAIGENPDREGLKDTPRRVAKMYAEVFSGLHRDPSEFLQTFFYEEKHDEMVIVKDISLYSMCEHHLLPFYGKAHVAYIPNPARITGLSKLARVVDTLSRRPQLQERLTTQIADTIMKTLKPQGVMVVIEAEHLCMTIRGVNKPGSLTVTSAVRGIFRSNHLTRTEAFSLIKGR; the protein is encoded by the coding sequence ATGATAGACCAAGGTAAGATAGAGGTCGCAATGCGGATGATTCTCGAGGCCATTGGTGAGAACCCAGACCGTGAGGGTCTGAAGGACACACCGAGGCGCGTAGCCAAAATGTATGCGGAAGTTTTCTCTGGTCTACATCGTGACCCGAGCGAATTCCTGCAGACTTTTTTTTATGAGGAAAAGCATGATGAGATGGTCATTGTGAAGGACATCAGTCTCTACTCCATGTGTGAGCATCATTTGCTGCCGTTTTATGGCAAGGCGCATGTGGCCTATATTCCTAATCCGGCGCGCATCACTGGCCTGAGCAAGCTGGCACGCGTCGTCGATACACTGTCGCGCCGTCCCCAATTGCAGGAGCGTCTGACGACACAGATTGCCGATACCATTATGAAGACGCTCAAGCCGCAAGGAGTCATGGTAGTTATCGAGGCCGAGCACCTGTGCATGACCATTCGCGGGGTCAACAAACCTGGCTCGCTGACTGTTACCTCGGCGGTACGGGGCATTTTCCGTTCTAATCACTTGACCCGCACCGAAGCTTTTTCTTTAATCAAGGGCCGGTAA